The following proteins are encoded in a genomic region of Vicugna pacos chromosome 16, VicPac4, whole genome shotgun sequence:
- the CNTROB gene encoding centrobin isoform X1 gives MATSATSPSSPLRDKDLLSDSSEAPGLNQVSSEVTSQLYASLHLSRQAETTARAQLYLPSTSPPPHEVLDGLAQELSRSLSAGLENNLKKKDGSKHIFEMESVRGQLQSMLQTSRDVAYRDAPTPSADSEGREEDSFDSDCTATLLNTRPLQDLSPSSSAQALEDLFPRYASLRPGPPLNPPDFQGLREALDSEHTRRKHCERHIQSLQTRVLELQQQLAVAVTADRKKDIMIEQLDKTLARVVEGWNRHEAERTEVLRGLQEERQAAELTRSKQQETVTRLEQSLSEAVEALNREQESARLQQQERETLEEERQALTLSLELEQQRCRALQDERDEARAGQLSECRQLETLQVALEEERQTRAQQEHQLKERYQALQEESQAQLEREKGNTQRESQAAREAQQQLALVQSEVRRLEGDLDTARRERDALQLEMSLVQARYESQRIQMESELAVQLEQRVTERLAQAQESSLRQAASLREHHRKQLQELNGQHQQELSTQLAQFKVEMAEREERQQQVAQDYELRLAREQARVRELQSGNQQLEEQRVELVERLQAMLQAHWEEANQLLSSPLLPPNPTVPPVSPSSPGPQELEKGERRMWTVPPVAVALKPVLQQSREAREELPGVLPVLCSPSPDLSLLLGPTFQSQHSFQPLEPKPDLTSSSAEAFSAVGTFHPDHRAERPFPEEDPGSDRDGFLKQGLPPASQLQGLKHFLQQLLETAPPSNENPSADLLPTKSGPLTVPTWEEAPQVPRLPPPVHKTKVPLAMASSLFRVHELPSAHSQSGGPRGGSPERGGDGLASSRQLMEVSQLLRHYQARGWGALPAEDLLLYLKRLEHSGTDSRGDNVPRRNTGSRLGEIPRKEIPSQTLPRRLATAPKTEKPPARKKSGHPAPGSTRSRGGIWR, from the exons ATGGCAACATCAGCTACCAGCCCCAGCTCACCTCTCAGGGACAAGGATCTCCTGAGTGATTCATCAGAAGCCCCTGGGCTGAACCAAGTGTCCTCTGAGGTAACCTCCCAGCTCTATGCTTCTTTGCACCTCAGTCGTCAGGCGGAGACTACAGCCCGAGCCCAGCTGTATTTaccctccacctccccacctcctcatGAGGTGTTAGATGGCTTGGCACAAGAGCTGAGTCGCAGCTTGTCGGCTGGACTGGAGAACAACTTGAAGAAAAAG GATGGTTCCAAGCATATCTTTGAGATGGAAAGTGTTCGGGGTCAACTCCAGAGCATGCTCCAAACCTCACGTGATGTGGCCTATC GGGATGCCCCTACTCCAAGCGCTGACTCGGAGGGACGGGAAGAGGATTCCTTTGACAGTGACTGTACAGCCACCTTGCTTAA CACCCGGCCGCTGCAAGACTTGTCTCCATCTAGCTCAGCCCAAGCCCTGGAGGATCTGTTTCCCCGCTATGCCAGCCTTCGGCCAGGGCCCCCACTCAATCCCCCGGATTTTCAGGGGCTGAGAGAGGCACTGGATTCAGAGCATACTCGTCGCAAG CATTGTGAGCGCCACATTCAGAGCCTGCAGACCCGAGTGCTAGAGCTTCAGCAACAGTTAGCCGTGGCTGTGACTGCCGACCGCAAGAAAGATATCATGATTGAACAACTGGACAAG ACCCTGGCCCGCGTGGTAGAGGGCTGGAACCGGCATGAAGCTGAGAGGACAGAGGTGCTTCGGGGACTCCAGGAGGAACGCCAGGCCGCTGAACTCACTAGAAGCAAGCAGCAGGAG ACAGTAACCCGCCTGGAACAAAGCCTTTCTGAGGCCGTGGAGGCCCTGAATCGTGAGCAGGAAAGTGCCAGACTGCAGCAACAGGAAAGAGAGACCCTG GAAGAGGAAAGGCAAGCACTAACCCTGAGCTTGGAGCTAGAACAGCAGCGGTGCCGGGCCCTGCAGGACGAACGGGATGAGGCTCGGGCTGGGCAACTCAGTGAGTGTCGACAGTTGGAGACCCTTCAGGTGGCCCTAGAAGAAGAGCGGCAGACCCGGGCCCAGCAAGAGCATCAGCTTAAGGAACGCTACCAGGCACTGCAGGAGGAGAGCCAGGCTCAGCTGGAAAGGGAGAAG GGGAACACCCAGAGGGAGTCGCAGGCAGCCCGAGAGGCGCAGCAGCAGCTGGCCTTGGTGCAGTCTGAGGTGCGGCGGTTGGAAGGAGACCTGGATACAGCTCGCAGAGAGAGAGATGCCCTGCAGCTGGAGATGAGCCTGGTGcag GCTCGGTATGAAAGCCAGCGGATCCAAATGGAGTCGGAGTTGGCCGTGCAGCTGGAGCAGCGAGTGACAGAGCGGCTGGCGCAGGCTCAGGAGAGCAGCCTGCGGCAAGCAGCCTCCCTGAGGGAGCATCACAG GAAGCAGCTGCAGGAGCTGAATGGACAGCACCAGCAGGAATTGTCCACCCAGTTGGCTCAGTTCAAGGTGGAAATGGCAGAACGAGAGGAAAGGCAGCAGCAGGTGGCTCAGGACTATGAGCTCAG ACTGGCCCGGGAGCAGGCACGAGTGCGTGAACTGCAGAGTGGGAACCAGCAGCTGGAGGAGCAGCGGGTGGAGCTGGTGGAGCGACTCCAGGCCATGCTGCAGGCCCACTGGGAGGAGGCAAACCAGCTGCTCAGCTCCCCTCTCCTGCCGCCCAACCCCACG GTTCCTCCAGTCAGCCCATCCAGCCCTGGGCCTCAGGAACTGGAGAAGGGGGAGAGGAGGATGTGGACTGTGCCCCCTGTGGCTGTGGCCCTAAAGCCAGTGTTGCAGCAGAGCCGGGAAGCAAGGGAAGAGCTGCCTGGAGTGCTGCCTGTtctctgcagcccctccccagatCTTAGCCTCTTGCTGGGCCCCACTTTCCAGAGCCAGCATTCCTTCCAGCCCCTGGAGCCAAAGCCTGATCTCACTTCATCCTCAG CGGAGGCCTTCTCTGCAGTTGGAACCTTCCATCCCGATCACAGGGCTGAACGGCCGTTCCCTGAGGAAGATCCTGGGTCCGACAGGGATGGCTTCCTAAAGCAAGGGCTGCCGCCCGCTTCCCAGCTTCAGGGCCTCAAGCATTTTTTGCAACAG CTGCTGGAGACAGCACCCCCGAGCAACGAGAACCCCTCTGCCGACCTGCTGCCCACCAAGTCTG GTCCTCTGACTGTCCCAACTTGGGAGGAAGCCCCTCAGGTGCCACGCCTCCCACCTCCTGTCCATAAAACTAAAGTGCCCTTAGCCATGGCGTCCAGTCTTTTCCGGGTCCATGAGCTTCCCTCAGCCCATTCACAGAGCGGTGGTCCCCGCGGTGGCTCCCCAGAGAGAG GTGGAGATGGGCTCGCATCCTCGAGGCAGCTGATGGAGGTGTCTCAGCTGCTGCGACACTACCAAGCTCGGGGCTGGGGGGCGCTGCCTGCGGAGGATCTGCTGCTCTACCTGAAGAGGCTGGAACACAGCGG GACTGACAGCCGAGGGGATAATGTCCCCAGAAGGAACACAGGCTCCCGCTTGGGTGAGATCCCCCGGAAAGAG ATTCCTTCCCAGACTCTCCCTCGCCGCCTCGCTACAGCCCCTAAGACTGAAAAGCCTCCAGCTCGGAAAAAAAGTGGGCACCCGGCCCCTGGTAGCACGCGGAGTCGGGGGGGAATCTGGAGATAA
- the CNTROB gene encoding centrobin isoform X3 → MVPSISLRWKVFGVNSRACSKPHVMWPIWSLFPSLPDPACGSLWLPAGDAPTPSADSEGREEDSFDSDCTATLLNTRPLQDLSPSSSAQALEDLFPRYASLRPGPPLNPPDFQGLREALDSEHTRRKHCERHIQSLQTRVLELQQQLAVAVTADRKKDIMIEQLDKTLARVVEGWNRHEAERTEVLRGLQEERQAAELTRSKQQETVTRLEQSLSEAVEALNREQESARLQQQERETLEEERQALTLSLELEQQRCRALQDERDEARAGQLSECRQLETLQVALEEERQTRAQQEHQLKERYQALQEESQAQLEREKGNTQRESQAAREAQQQLALVQSEVRRLEGDLDTARRERDALQLEMSLVQARYESQRIQMESELAVQLEQRVTERLAQAQESSLRQAASLREHHRKQLQELNGQHQQELSTQLAQFKVEMAEREERQQQVAQDYELRLAREQARVRELQSGNQQLEEQRVELVERLQAMLQAHWEEANQLLSSPLLPPNPTVPPVSPSSPGPQELEKGERRMWTVPPVAVALKPVLQQSREAREELPGVLPVLCSPSPDLSLLLGPTFQSQHSFQPLEPKPDLTSSSAEAFSAVGTFHPDHRAERPFPEEDPGSDRDGFLKQGLPPASQLQGLKHFLQQLLETAPPSNENPSADLLPTKSGPLTVPTWEEAPQVPRLPPPVHKTKVPLAMASSLFRVHELPSAHSQSGGPRGGSPERGGDGLASSRQLMEVSQLLRHYQARGWGALPAEDLLLYLKRLEHSGTDSRGDNVPRRNTGSRLGEIPRKEIPSQTLPRRLATAPKTEKPPARKKSGHPAPGSTRSRGGIWR, encoded by the exons ATGGTTCCAAGCATATCTTTGAGATGGAAAGTGTTCGGGGTCAACTCCAGAGCATGCTCCAAACCTCACGTGATGTGGCCTATC TGGTCCCTGTTCCCATCCTTACCTGACCCTGCCTGTGGATCCCTCTGGCTGCCTGCAGGGGATGCCCCTACTCCAAGCGCTGACTCGGAGGGACGGGAAGAGGATTCCTTTGACAGTGACTGTACAGCCACCTTGCTTAA CACCCGGCCGCTGCAAGACTTGTCTCCATCTAGCTCAGCCCAAGCCCTGGAGGATCTGTTTCCCCGCTATGCCAGCCTTCGGCCAGGGCCCCCACTCAATCCCCCGGATTTTCAGGGGCTGAGAGAGGCACTGGATTCAGAGCATACTCGTCGCAAG CATTGTGAGCGCCACATTCAGAGCCTGCAGACCCGAGTGCTAGAGCTTCAGCAACAGTTAGCCGTGGCTGTGACTGCCGACCGCAAGAAAGATATCATGATTGAACAACTGGACAAG ACCCTGGCCCGCGTGGTAGAGGGCTGGAACCGGCATGAAGCTGAGAGGACAGAGGTGCTTCGGGGACTCCAGGAGGAACGCCAGGCCGCTGAACTCACTAGAAGCAAGCAGCAGGAG ACAGTAACCCGCCTGGAACAAAGCCTTTCTGAGGCCGTGGAGGCCCTGAATCGTGAGCAGGAAAGTGCCAGACTGCAGCAACAGGAAAGAGAGACCCTG GAAGAGGAAAGGCAAGCACTAACCCTGAGCTTGGAGCTAGAACAGCAGCGGTGCCGGGCCCTGCAGGACGAACGGGATGAGGCTCGGGCTGGGCAACTCAGTGAGTGTCGACAGTTGGAGACCCTTCAGGTGGCCCTAGAAGAAGAGCGGCAGACCCGGGCCCAGCAAGAGCATCAGCTTAAGGAACGCTACCAGGCACTGCAGGAGGAGAGCCAGGCTCAGCTGGAAAGGGAGAAG GGGAACACCCAGAGGGAGTCGCAGGCAGCCCGAGAGGCGCAGCAGCAGCTGGCCTTGGTGCAGTCTGAGGTGCGGCGGTTGGAAGGAGACCTGGATACAGCTCGCAGAGAGAGAGATGCCCTGCAGCTGGAGATGAGCCTGGTGcag GCTCGGTATGAAAGCCAGCGGATCCAAATGGAGTCGGAGTTGGCCGTGCAGCTGGAGCAGCGAGTGACAGAGCGGCTGGCGCAGGCTCAGGAGAGCAGCCTGCGGCAAGCAGCCTCCCTGAGGGAGCATCACAG GAAGCAGCTGCAGGAGCTGAATGGACAGCACCAGCAGGAATTGTCCACCCAGTTGGCTCAGTTCAAGGTGGAAATGGCAGAACGAGAGGAAAGGCAGCAGCAGGTGGCTCAGGACTATGAGCTCAG ACTGGCCCGGGAGCAGGCACGAGTGCGTGAACTGCAGAGTGGGAACCAGCAGCTGGAGGAGCAGCGGGTGGAGCTGGTGGAGCGACTCCAGGCCATGCTGCAGGCCCACTGGGAGGAGGCAAACCAGCTGCTCAGCTCCCCTCTCCTGCCGCCCAACCCCACG GTTCCTCCAGTCAGCCCATCCAGCCCTGGGCCTCAGGAACTGGAGAAGGGGGAGAGGAGGATGTGGACTGTGCCCCCTGTGGCTGTGGCCCTAAAGCCAGTGTTGCAGCAGAGCCGGGAAGCAAGGGAAGAGCTGCCTGGAGTGCTGCCTGTtctctgcagcccctccccagatCTTAGCCTCTTGCTGGGCCCCACTTTCCAGAGCCAGCATTCCTTCCAGCCCCTGGAGCCAAAGCCTGATCTCACTTCATCCTCAG CGGAGGCCTTCTCTGCAGTTGGAACCTTCCATCCCGATCACAGGGCTGAACGGCCGTTCCCTGAGGAAGATCCTGGGTCCGACAGGGATGGCTTCCTAAAGCAAGGGCTGCCGCCCGCTTCCCAGCTTCAGGGCCTCAAGCATTTTTTGCAACAG CTGCTGGAGACAGCACCCCCGAGCAACGAGAACCCCTCTGCCGACCTGCTGCCCACCAAGTCTG GTCCTCTGACTGTCCCAACTTGGGAGGAAGCCCCTCAGGTGCCACGCCTCCCACCTCCTGTCCATAAAACTAAAGTGCCCTTAGCCATGGCGTCCAGTCTTTTCCGGGTCCATGAGCTTCCCTCAGCCCATTCACAGAGCGGTGGTCCCCGCGGTGGCTCCCCAGAGAGAG GTGGAGATGGGCTCGCATCCTCGAGGCAGCTGATGGAGGTGTCTCAGCTGCTGCGACACTACCAAGCTCGGGGCTGGGGGGCGCTGCCTGCGGAGGATCTGCTGCTCTACCTGAAGAGGCTGGAACACAGCGG GACTGACAGCCGAGGGGATAATGTCCCCAGAAGGAACACAGGCTCCCGCTTGGGTGAGATCCCCCGGAAAGAG ATTCCTTCCCAGACTCTCCCTCGCCGCCTCGCTACAGCCCCTAAGACTGAAAAGCCTCCAGCTCGGAAAAAAAGTGGGCACCCGGCCCCTGGTAGCACGCGGAGTCGGGGGGGAATCTGGAGATAA
- the CNTROB gene encoding centrobin isoform X2 produces MATSATSPSSPLRDKDLLSDSSEAPGLNQVSSEVTSQLYASLHLSRQAETTARAQLYLPSTSPPPHEVLDGLAQELSRSLSAGLENNLKKKDGSKHIFEMESVRGQLQSMLQTSRDVAYRDAPTPSADSEGREEDSFDSDCTATLLNTRPLQDLSPSSSAQALEDLFPRYASLRPGPPLNPPDFQGLREALDSEHTRRKHCERHIQSLQTRVLELQQQLAVAVTADRKKDIMIEQLDKTLARVVEGWNRHEAERTEVLRGLQEERQAAELTRSKQQETVTRLEQSLSEAVEALNREQESARLQQQERETLEEERQALTLSLELEQQRCRALQDERDEARAGQLSECRQLETLQVALEEERQTRAQQEHQLKERYQALQEESQAQLEREKGNTQRESQAAREAQQQLALVQSEVRRLEGDLDTARRERDALQLEMSLVQARYESQRIQMESELAVQLEQRVTERLAQAQESSLRQAASLREHHRKQLQELNGQHQQELSTQLAQFKVEMAEREERQQQVAQDYELRLAREQARVRELQSGNQQLEEQRVELVERLQAMLQAHWEEANQLLSSPLLPPNPTVPPVSPSSPGPQELEKGERRMWTVPPVAVALKPVLQQSREAREELPGVLPVLCSPSPDLSLLLGPTFQSQHSFQPLEPKPDLTSSSAEAFSAVGTFHPDHRAERPFPEEDPGSDRDGFLKQGLPPASQLQGLKHFLQQLLETAPPSNENPSADLLPTKSGPLTVPTWEEAPQVPRLPPPVHKTKVPLAMASSLFRVHELPSAHSQSGGPRGGSPERGGDGLASSRQLMEVSQLLRHYQARGWGALPAEDLLLYLKRLEHSGDRTGE; encoded by the exons ATGGCAACATCAGCTACCAGCCCCAGCTCACCTCTCAGGGACAAGGATCTCCTGAGTGATTCATCAGAAGCCCCTGGGCTGAACCAAGTGTCCTCTGAGGTAACCTCCCAGCTCTATGCTTCTTTGCACCTCAGTCGTCAGGCGGAGACTACAGCCCGAGCCCAGCTGTATTTaccctccacctccccacctcctcatGAGGTGTTAGATGGCTTGGCACAAGAGCTGAGTCGCAGCTTGTCGGCTGGACTGGAGAACAACTTGAAGAAAAAG GATGGTTCCAAGCATATCTTTGAGATGGAAAGTGTTCGGGGTCAACTCCAGAGCATGCTCCAAACCTCACGTGATGTGGCCTATC GGGATGCCCCTACTCCAAGCGCTGACTCGGAGGGACGGGAAGAGGATTCCTTTGACAGTGACTGTACAGCCACCTTGCTTAA CACCCGGCCGCTGCAAGACTTGTCTCCATCTAGCTCAGCCCAAGCCCTGGAGGATCTGTTTCCCCGCTATGCCAGCCTTCGGCCAGGGCCCCCACTCAATCCCCCGGATTTTCAGGGGCTGAGAGAGGCACTGGATTCAGAGCATACTCGTCGCAAG CATTGTGAGCGCCACATTCAGAGCCTGCAGACCCGAGTGCTAGAGCTTCAGCAACAGTTAGCCGTGGCTGTGACTGCCGACCGCAAGAAAGATATCATGATTGAACAACTGGACAAG ACCCTGGCCCGCGTGGTAGAGGGCTGGAACCGGCATGAAGCTGAGAGGACAGAGGTGCTTCGGGGACTCCAGGAGGAACGCCAGGCCGCTGAACTCACTAGAAGCAAGCAGCAGGAG ACAGTAACCCGCCTGGAACAAAGCCTTTCTGAGGCCGTGGAGGCCCTGAATCGTGAGCAGGAAAGTGCCAGACTGCAGCAACAGGAAAGAGAGACCCTG GAAGAGGAAAGGCAAGCACTAACCCTGAGCTTGGAGCTAGAACAGCAGCGGTGCCGGGCCCTGCAGGACGAACGGGATGAGGCTCGGGCTGGGCAACTCAGTGAGTGTCGACAGTTGGAGACCCTTCAGGTGGCCCTAGAAGAAGAGCGGCAGACCCGGGCCCAGCAAGAGCATCAGCTTAAGGAACGCTACCAGGCACTGCAGGAGGAGAGCCAGGCTCAGCTGGAAAGGGAGAAG GGGAACACCCAGAGGGAGTCGCAGGCAGCCCGAGAGGCGCAGCAGCAGCTGGCCTTGGTGCAGTCTGAGGTGCGGCGGTTGGAAGGAGACCTGGATACAGCTCGCAGAGAGAGAGATGCCCTGCAGCTGGAGATGAGCCTGGTGcag GCTCGGTATGAAAGCCAGCGGATCCAAATGGAGTCGGAGTTGGCCGTGCAGCTGGAGCAGCGAGTGACAGAGCGGCTGGCGCAGGCTCAGGAGAGCAGCCTGCGGCAAGCAGCCTCCCTGAGGGAGCATCACAG GAAGCAGCTGCAGGAGCTGAATGGACAGCACCAGCAGGAATTGTCCACCCAGTTGGCTCAGTTCAAGGTGGAAATGGCAGAACGAGAGGAAAGGCAGCAGCAGGTGGCTCAGGACTATGAGCTCAG ACTGGCCCGGGAGCAGGCACGAGTGCGTGAACTGCAGAGTGGGAACCAGCAGCTGGAGGAGCAGCGGGTGGAGCTGGTGGAGCGACTCCAGGCCATGCTGCAGGCCCACTGGGAGGAGGCAAACCAGCTGCTCAGCTCCCCTCTCCTGCCGCCCAACCCCACG GTTCCTCCAGTCAGCCCATCCAGCCCTGGGCCTCAGGAACTGGAGAAGGGGGAGAGGAGGATGTGGACTGTGCCCCCTGTGGCTGTGGCCCTAAAGCCAGTGTTGCAGCAGAGCCGGGAAGCAAGGGAAGAGCTGCCTGGAGTGCTGCCTGTtctctgcagcccctccccagatCTTAGCCTCTTGCTGGGCCCCACTTTCCAGAGCCAGCATTCCTTCCAGCCCCTGGAGCCAAAGCCTGATCTCACTTCATCCTCAG CGGAGGCCTTCTCTGCAGTTGGAACCTTCCATCCCGATCACAGGGCTGAACGGCCGTTCCCTGAGGAAGATCCTGGGTCCGACAGGGATGGCTTCCTAAAGCAAGGGCTGCCGCCCGCTTCCCAGCTTCAGGGCCTCAAGCATTTTTTGCAACAG CTGCTGGAGACAGCACCCCCGAGCAACGAGAACCCCTCTGCCGACCTGCTGCCCACCAAGTCTG GTCCTCTGACTGTCCCAACTTGGGAGGAAGCCCCTCAGGTGCCACGCCTCCCACCTCCTGTCCATAAAACTAAAGTGCCCTTAGCCATGGCGTCCAGTCTTTTCCGGGTCCATGAGCTTCCCTCAGCCCATTCACAGAGCGGTGGTCCCCGCGGTGGCTCCCCAGAGAGAG GTGGAGATGGGCTCGCATCCTCGAGGCAGCTGATGGAGGTGTCTCAGCTGCTGCGACACTACCAAGCTCGGGGCTGGGGGGCGCTGCCTGCGGAGGATCTGCTGCTCTACCTGAAGAGGCTGGAACACAGCGG AGACAGAACTGGGGAATAA
- the TRAPPC1 gene encoding trafficking protein particle complex subunit 1, whose protein sequence is MTVHNLYLFDRNGVCLHYSEWHRKKQAGIPKEEEYKLMYGMLFSIRSFVSKMSPLDMKDGFLAFQTSRYKLHYYETPTGIKVVMNTDLGVGPIRDVLHHIYSALYVELVVKNPLCPLGQTVQSELFRSRLDTYVRSLPFFSARAG, encoded by the exons ATGACTGTCCACAACCTGTACCTGTTTGACCGGAATGGAGTGTGTCTGCATTACAGCGAGTGGCACCGCAAGAAGCAAGCGGGGATCCCCAAGGAGGAG GAATACAAGCTGATGTACGGGATGCTCTTCTCTATCCGCTCGTTTGTCAGCAAGATGTCCCCGCTAGACAT GAAGGACGGCTTCCTGGCCTTCCAAACTAGCCGTTACAAACTCCATTACTACGAGACACCCACTGGGATCAAGGTTGTCATGAATACTGACTTGGGCGTGGGACCCATCCGAGATGTGCTGCACCACATCTACAGTGCG CTGTATGTGGAACTAGTGGTGAAGAATCCCCTGTGCCCGCTGGGCCAAACTGTGCAAAGTGAGCTCTTCCGCTCTCGACTGGACACCTACGTCCGCTCTCTGCCCTTCTTCTCTGCCCGGGCTGGCTGA
- the KCNAB3 gene encoding voltage-gated potassium channel subunit beta-3 isoform X1, whose product MQVSIACTEQNLRSRSSEDRLCGPRPGPGGGNGGPVGGGHGNPPGGGGGGSGPKARAAVVPRPPAPAGALRESTGRGTGMKYRNLGKSGLRVSCLGLGTWVTFGSQISDETAEDVLTVAYEHGVNLFDTAEVYAAGKAERTLGNILKSKGWRRSSYVITTKIFWGGQAETERGLSRKHIIEGLRGSLERLQLGYVDIVFANRSDPNSPMEEIVRAMTYVINQGLALYWGTSRWGAAEIMEAYSMARQFNLIPPVCEQAEHHLFQREKVEMQLPELYHKIGVGSVTWSPLACGLITSKYDGRVPDTCRVTIKGYQWLKDKVQSDDGKKQQAKVMDLLPIAHQLGCTVAQLAIAWCLRSEGVSSVLLGVSSAEQLIEHLGALQVLSQLTPQTVMEIDGLLGSKPHPKK is encoded by the exons ATGCAGGTGTCTATCGCTTGTACCGAGCAGAACCTTCGCAGCCGAAGCAGTGAGGACCGTCTGTGTGGACCCCGGCCGGGCCCCGGGGGCGGTAATGGCGGGCCAGTCGGCGGGGGGCATGGGAACCCTccgggtggagggggaggagggtcgGGCCCCAAGGCTCGGGCCGCAGTGGTCCCCCGACCCCCAGCACCCGCTGGGGCCCTCCGAGAGAGCACCGGCCGAGGCACTGGCATGAAATACAG GAACCTAGGAAAGTCTGGTCTTCGGGTATCCTGTCTTGGCCTAG GTACCTGGGTCACATTTGGTTCTCAGATCTCAGATGAG ACAGCAGAGGATGTGCTGACAGTAGCCTATGAGCATGGTGTAAACCTGTTTGACACCGCCGAAGTGTACGCAGCGGGAAA GGCTGAAAGAACCCTAGGCAACATCCTCAAGAGCAAAGGTTGGAG gaGATCAAGCTATGTCATCACCACCAAGATTTTTTGGGGAGGACA GGCAGAAACTGAGCGAGGCTTGAGCCGCAAACACATCATCGAGG GCTTGCGAGGATCCTTGGAACGCCTCCAGTTGGGATATGTGGACATTGTTTTTGCCAATCGCTCAGACCCCAACAGTCCTATGGAGG AGATTGTGCGAGCCATGACCTACGTCATCAACCAGGGTCTGGCCCTATACTGGGGGACGTCTCGATGGGGGGCTGCAGAAATCATG GAGGCCTACTCCATGGCCAGACAGTTCAATCTGATTCCTCCAGTGTGTGAACAAGCTGAGCACCATCTGTTtcagagagagaaagtggagatgCAGCTGCCAGAGCTCTACCACAAGATTG GTGTTGGCTCAGTCACCTGGTCCCCTCTGGCCTGTGGCCTCATCACTAGCAAGTATGATGGGCGAGTCCCAGATACATGCAGGGTCACCATCAAG GGCTACCAGTGGCTCAAAGACAAAGTGCAGAGTGACGACGGCAAGAAGCAACAAGCCAAAGTCATGGACCTTCTCCCCATCGCTCACCAGCTGGGCTGCACTGTGGCGCAGCTTGCGATTG CGTGGTGTCTCCGCAGTGAGGGTGTCAGCTCAGTCTTGCTGGGGGTGTCCAGTGCAGAGCAGCTGATAGAACACCTGGGCGCCCTACAG GTGCTGAGCCAGCTGACCCCGCAGACGGTGATGGAGATAGATGGGCTCTTGGGCAGCAAACCGCATCCCAAGAAATAG
- the KCNAB3 gene encoding voltage-gated potassium channel subunit beta-3 isoform X2, which yields MQVSIACTEQNLRSRSSEDRLCGPRPGPGGGNGGPVGGGHGNPPGGGGGGSGPKARAAVVPRPPAPAGALRESTGRGTGMKYRNLGKSGLRVSCLGLGTWVTFGSQISDETAEDVLTVAYEHGVNLFDTAEVYAAGKAERTLGNILKSKGWRRSSYVITTKIFWGGQAETERGLSRKHIIEGLRGSLERLQLGYVDIVFANRSDPNSPMEGFSSPMCLEIVRAMTYVINQGLALYWGTSRWGAAEIMEAYSMARQFNLIPPVCEQAEHHLFQREKVEMQLPELYHKIGVGSVTWSPLACGLITSKYDGRVPDTCRVTIKGYQWLKDKVQSDDGKKQQAKVMDLLPIAHQLGCTVAQLAIAWCLRSEGVSSVLLGVSSAEQLIEHLGALQVLSQLTPQTVMEIDGLLGSKPHPKK from the exons ATGCAGGTGTCTATCGCTTGTACCGAGCAGAACCTTCGCAGCCGAAGCAGTGAGGACCGTCTGTGTGGACCCCGGCCGGGCCCCGGGGGCGGTAATGGCGGGCCAGTCGGCGGGGGGCATGGGAACCCTccgggtggagggggaggagggtcgGGCCCCAAGGCTCGGGCCGCAGTGGTCCCCCGACCCCCAGCACCCGCTGGGGCCCTCCGAGAGAGCACCGGCCGAGGCACTGGCATGAAATACAG GAACCTAGGAAAGTCTGGTCTTCGGGTATCCTGTCTTGGCCTAG GTACCTGGGTCACATTTGGTTCTCAGATCTCAGATGAG ACAGCAGAGGATGTGCTGACAGTAGCCTATGAGCATGGTGTAAACCTGTTTGACACCGCCGAAGTGTACGCAGCGGGAAA GGCTGAAAGAACCCTAGGCAACATCCTCAAGAGCAAAGGTTGGAG gaGATCAAGCTATGTCATCACCACCAAGATTTTTTGGGGAGGACA GGCAGAAACTGAGCGAGGCTTGAGCCGCAAACACATCATCGAGG GCTTGCGAGGATCCTTGGAACGCCTCCAGTTGGGATATGTGGACATTGTTTTTGCCAATCGCTCAGACCCCAACAGTCCTATGGAGG GCTTTTCCTCTCCTATGTGCCTAGAGATTGTGCGAGCCATGACCTACGTCATCAACCAGGGTCTGGCCCTATACTGGGGGACGTCTCGATGGGGGGCTGCAGAAATCATG GAGGCCTACTCCATGGCCAGACAGTTCAATCTGATTCCTCCAGTGTGTGAACAAGCTGAGCACCATCTGTTtcagagagagaaagtggagatgCAGCTGCCAGAGCTCTACCACAAGATTG GTGTTGGCTCAGTCACCTGGTCCCCTCTGGCCTGTGGCCTCATCACTAGCAAGTATGATGGGCGAGTCCCAGATACATGCAGGGTCACCATCAAG GGCTACCAGTGGCTCAAAGACAAAGTGCAGAGTGACGACGGCAAGAAGCAACAAGCCAAAGTCATGGACCTTCTCCCCATCGCTCACCAGCTGGGCTGCACTGTGGCGCAGCTTGCGATTG CGTGGTGTCTCCGCAGTGAGGGTGTCAGCTCAGTCTTGCTGGGGGTGTCCAGTGCAGAGCAGCTGATAGAACACCTGGGCGCCCTACAG GTGCTGAGCCAGCTGACCCCGCAGACGGTGATGGAGATAGATGGGCTCTTGGGCAGCAAACCGCATCCCAAGAAATAG